In Georgenia soli, a genomic segment contains:
- a CDS encoding o-succinylbenzoate synthase yields MPFSAVGRLPAVRATYSVPLRTRFRGITVRDGLLLRGDAGWGEVSPFWDYDAAESAAWLRAGLEAAEEGWPEPVRSAVPVNVTVPAVGPEEAHRIVRASGGCTTAKVKVAEPGQSVAQEQERLEAVRDALGPAGRIRVDANAAWDLGTALERVRLLDRAAGGLEYAEQPSATVEELAALRRRTDVPIAADESIRRASDPLAVRRAEAADVVVLKVQPLGGVRSCLRLAEEVGLPVVVSSALESSVGIAAGVALAAALPELPYACGLATVHLFEHDTVPDPLLPVDGALPVRRPEPTADSLAATRADDDVAARWSERLSEMAAHLEVAR; encoded by the coding sequence ATGCCCTTCTCCGCCGTCGGCCGGCTCCCAGCGGTCCGTGCGACCTACTCCGTCCCGCTGCGCACGCGGTTCCGTGGCATCACGGTGCGCGACGGGCTGCTCCTGCGCGGCGACGCCGGCTGGGGAGAGGTCTCGCCGTTCTGGGACTACGACGCGGCCGAGTCGGCCGCCTGGCTGCGCGCCGGTCTCGAGGCCGCCGAGGAGGGCTGGCCGGAACCGGTGCGGTCAGCGGTCCCGGTCAACGTCACCGTCCCGGCCGTCGGCCCGGAGGAGGCGCACCGCATCGTCCGCGCCTCCGGCGGCTGCACGACGGCGAAGGTCAAGGTCGCCGAACCCGGACAGTCGGTGGCCCAGGAGCAGGAGCGGCTCGAGGCCGTGCGCGACGCGCTCGGTCCGGCGGGTCGGATCCGCGTCGACGCGAACGCCGCCTGGGACCTCGGCACCGCGCTCGAGCGGGTCCGGCTCCTCGACAGGGCCGCCGGCGGGCTCGAGTACGCCGAGCAGCCCAGTGCCACGGTGGAAGAGCTGGCCGCGCTCCGGCGGCGGACCGACGTCCCGATCGCGGCGGACGAGTCGATCCGTCGTGCCTCGGACCCCCTGGCCGTGCGCCGGGCGGAGGCTGCGGACGTCGTCGTCCTGAAGGTGCAGCCGCTCGGGGGCGTCCGGTCCTGCCTGCGCCTCGCGGAGGAGGTGGGGCTGCCGGTGGTGGTCAGCTCGGCGCTGGAGAGCTCGGTCGGCATCGCGGCCGGGGTGGCGCTCGCGGCCGCGCTGCCCGAGCTGCCCTACGCGTGCGGACTGGCGACGGTCCACCTCTTCGAGCACGACACCGTGCCCGACCCGCTCCTGCCCGTAGACGGCGCACTGCCCGTGCGCCGGCCCGAGCCGACCGCGGACAGTCTCGCGGCGACCCGGGCGGACGACGACGTCGCGGCCCGCTGGTCCGAGCGGCTCTCCGAGATGGCCGCCCACCTGGAGGTCGCGCGTTGA
- the menD gene encoding 2-succinyl-5-enolpyruvyl-6-hydroxy-3-cyclohexene-1-carboxylic-acid synthase: protein MSAAEPATETARALVTALVAHGVHDFVLAPGSRSAPLAYALQEAERAGWLRLHVRVDERAAAFVALGLSRAGSMSAGATGGSPVPVPVPVPVPVPVPVAVVTTSGTAVANLHPAVLEAAHSGLPLVVVSADRPHEMRGTGANQTTDQVGIFASAPRFAVDLPAGAAPGPALEQVVTRALAAAQGLRTNDPGPVHLNVGLRDPLAPASRWEPGPAPGPRRVVAPAGLPSAEVLRPGPRTVVVAGDGAGPGARDLAERAGWPLLAEPTSGARSGPTAIGPYRLLLADARLGGAIERVVVTGHPTLSRPVSSLLARRDVEVVVVAPRGPWTDVAGVAARVVGAVELADGFGGYGAAAAAPADPGTGAADAAGADPGAGAADGAVAGDSWLALWRRAAAAAEQVIEHSLADTFDGLHLARAVAAAGGAGTLVVGSSNTVRDLDLVARPWEPGAAPRAIANRGLAGIDGTVATATGLALGTGAPVRAVMGDLTFLHDAGALARGRLERDVDLQVVVLNDAGGGIFATLEHGAPERASEFERIFGTPQDVDLAALAGAYGVSHALATTPAELDALLRAPVRGRSVVEVPVGRRDLRERRAALADGVRAAVRTALA, encoded by the coding sequence TTGAGCGCCGCCGAGCCGGCGACCGAGACGGCGCGGGCACTCGTCACGGCCCTGGTCGCCCACGGGGTCCACGACTTCGTGCTGGCGCCGGGCTCGCGCAGCGCACCTCTTGCGTACGCGCTGCAGGAGGCCGAGCGGGCGGGCTGGCTGCGGCTGCACGTGCGGGTGGACGAGCGCGCCGCAGCCTTCGTCGCACTCGGGCTGTCGCGGGCGGGGAGCATGTCCGCCGGGGCGACCGGAGGCTCGCCGGTGCCGGTGCCGGTGCCGGTGCCGGTGCCGGTGCCGGTGCCGGTCGCCGTCGTGACCACCTCGGGGACCGCCGTCGCCAACCTCCACCCCGCCGTGCTGGAGGCCGCGCACTCCGGGCTGCCGCTCGTCGTCGTCAGCGCCGACCGCCCCCACGAGATGCGGGGGACCGGCGCGAACCAGACCACCGACCAGGTGGGCATCTTCGCCTCGGCACCCCGCTTCGCCGTCGACCTCCCGGCGGGTGCGGCACCGGGGCCCGCGCTGGAGCAGGTGGTCACCCGGGCCCTCGCGGCCGCGCAGGGACTGCGGACGAACGACCCGGGCCCCGTCCACCTCAACGTCGGCCTGCGCGACCCCCTGGCGCCGGCCAGCCGGTGGGAGCCCGGGCCGGCACCGGGGCCGCGCAGGGTCGTCGCCCCGGCCGGCCTTCCGTCCGCCGAGGTGCTCCGCCCGGGGCCGCGCACCGTCGTCGTGGCGGGCGACGGCGCAGGACCGGGCGCCCGCGACCTCGCCGAGCGGGCCGGCTGGCCCCTGCTCGCCGAGCCCACCAGCGGGGCGCGCTCCGGGCCGACGGCGATCGGTCCGTACCGGCTCCTTCTCGCCGACGCCCGGCTCGGCGGAGCGATCGAGCGGGTGGTGGTCACCGGGCACCCGACGCTCTCGAGGCCGGTCAGCTCGCTGCTCGCCCGGCGGGACGTCGAGGTGGTCGTGGTGGCGCCCCGGGGGCCGTGGACGGACGTCGCCGGTGTCGCCGCACGCGTGGTGGGTGCGGTCGAGCTCGCGGACGGGTTCGGCGGCTACGGCGCGGCGGCCGCCGCGCCCGCGGACCCGGGCACCGGTGCGGCGGACGCCGCGGGCGCGGACCCGGGCGCCGGTGCGGCGGACGGCGCAGTCGCGGGTGACTCCTGGCTCGCCCTGTGGCGCCGCGCGGCCGCCGCTGCGGAGCAGGTGATCGAGCACTCGCTCGCCGACACCTTCGACGGCCTGCACCTGGCCCGTGCCGTCGCCGCCGCGGGCGGTGCGGGAACGCTCGTCGTCGGCTCCTCGAACACCGTCCGGGACCTCGACCTCGTCGCCAGGCCGTGGGAGCCCGGCGCCGCGCCGCGAGCGATCGCCAACCGGGGGCTGGCGGGCATCGACGGCACCGTGGCGACGGCGACGGGGCTCGCCCTCGGCACCGGCGCACCGGTGCGCGCCGTCATGGGCGACCTGACCTTCCTGCACGACGCGGGGGCCCTCGCGCGCGGCCGGCTCGAGCGCGACGTCGACCTGCAGGTGGTCGTCCTCAACGACGCCGGCGGCGGCATCTTCGCCACGCTCGAGCACGGGGCGCCGGAGCGTGCGAGCGAGTTCGAGCGGATCTTCGGCACTCCCCAGGACGTCGATCTCGCGGCGCTGGCCGGCGCGTACGGCGTAAGTCACGCGCTCGCCACCACGCCGGCGGAGCTCGACGCGCTGCTCCGCGCGCCGGTACGTGGCCGCTCGGTGGTCGAGGTGCCGGTGGGACGGCGGGACCTCCGCGAGCGTCGCGCGGCCCTCGCCGACGGCGTTCGTGCGGCGGTGCGGACGGCGCTCGCCTGA
- a CDS encoding S1C family serine protease, producing the protein MSNDDQRPTPWTGPGTPGPRAWQGSHEQSSSRGGSDARPTGQWAGSSYATPQPAQATYASQQRGPAQTHDWPGQNQPRHDGDVPSGQPWPGRAFGTAPGGPEGPGRPGSSDGDGRGRRRPGWGALVGVAAGAAVLASIGTAGLTGALDNNQAPTAASSSQSADASSSNAAPVVTSTTTEPDWASVAAAVRPSVVAIDVRTPSGAGAGSGVILDKQGHILTNHHVVGDAVDGGLVVTLSDGRMYQAKIAGTDPATDLAVITLTDPPADLKPATLGNSEDVVVGDPVVAIGNPLGLSSTVTTGIVSALDRPVTTTEAPQSPGQQGTSVTTNAIQVDAAINPGNSGGPLFDATGRVIGITSSIASMPGASGGSSGSIGLGFAIPSNLAKQVGEQLIKNGVAEHAYLGVYMSDGTAKVDGATRAGAVVERLDPGTPAADAGVRTGDVIIGIDGDPVSGAESLTGYVRQYASGDKVTLTIVRDGKEIKVQTTLATRQDKL; encoded by the coding sequence ATGAGCAACGACGACCAGCGCCCGACGCCCTGGACGGGGCCGGGTACGCCTGGCCCTCGGGCCTGGCAGGGCTCCCACGAGCAGTCCTCGTCCCGCGGCGGTTCCGACGCGCGACCGACGGGCCAGTGGGCCGGGTCGTCCTACGCCACGCCGCAACCGGCACAGGCCACCTACGCCTCCCAGCAGCGCGGACCGGCGCAGACGCACGACTGGCCGGGCCAGAACCAGCCCCGCCACGACGGCGACGTGCCGTCCGGGCAGCCGTGGCCGGGGCGGGCGTTCGGCACGGCGCCGGGCGGCCCGGAGGGCCCCGGCCGCCCGGGCAGCAGTGACGGCGACGGCAGGGGCCGCCGTCGTCCCGGCTGGGGCGCCCTGGTCGGCGTCGCCGCCGGCGCTGCGGTGCTGGCCAGCATCGGGACCGCGGGCCTGACCGGCGCCCTCGACAACAACCAGGCGCCCACCGCAGCGTCCTCGAGCCAGTCGGCCGACGCGTCCTCGTCCAACGCGGCCCCCGTCGTCACCTCGACGACGACCGAGCCGGACTGGGCCAGCGTGGCCGCCGCGGTGCGCCCCTCCGTCGTCGCGATCGACGTCCGGACGCCGTCCGGGGCCGGCGCAGGTTCCGGCGTCATCCTCGACAAGCAGGGCCACATCCTCACGAACCACCACGTCGTCGGCGACGCGGTCGACGGCGGCCTGGTGGTGACCCTGTCGGACGGCCGGATGTACCAGGCCAAGATCGCCGGCACCGACCCGGCCACGGACCTGGCGGTCATCACCCTCACCGACCCGCCGGCCGACCTCAAGCCCGCGACGCTCGGCAACTCCGAGGACGTCGTGGTCGGCGACCCGGTGGTCGCGATCGGCAACCCGCTGGGCCTGAGCTCGACCGTCACCACTGGCATCGTCTCCGCGCTCGACCGCCCGGTCACCACGACCGAGGCGCCGCAGTCGCCCGGGCAGCAGGGCACGAGCGTCACCACGAACGCCATCCAGGTCGACGCGGCGATCAACCCGGGCAACTCCGGCGGCCCGCTGTTCGACGCGACCGGCCGGGTCATCGGCATCACCAGCTCGATCGCCAGCATGCCGGGCGCCTCGGGCGGCAGCTCCGGCAGCATCGGCCTCGGCTTCGCGATCCCGAGCAACCTCGCCAAGCAGGTCGGCGAGCAGCTGATCAAGAACGGCGTGGCCGAGCACGCGTACCTCGGTGTCTACATGAGCGACGGCACCGCGAAGGTCGACGGCGCCACCCGCGCCGGCGCCGTGGTGGAACGGCTCGACCCCGGGACGCCGGCCGCCGACGCCGGGGTGAGGACCGGCGACGTCATCATCGGCATCGACGGCGACCCGGTCAGCGGCGCGGAGTCGCTCACGGGCTACGTCCGCCAGTACGCCAGCGGCGACAAGGTCACCCTGACCATCGTGCGCGACGGCAAGGAGATCAAGGTCCAGACGACCCTCGCCACCCGGCAGGACAAGCTCTGA
- a CDS encoding isochorismate synthase produces the protein MSPTETPRRPGRAATRLVAPSSETALVARTVAVPDPGDLLSLLPGPDAAATFSWVRRGEGLVGWGEALRIDTRGPNRIRDADVAWARAAAGLDVVDEVGVPGTGPVAFGSFSFAPGSEAGGVLVVPEVVVGRRDGVAWVTTVTPSGDRPASLPVPAPVRSPGAVTFADGALTAADWVTAVAEVVRRIRAGEVTKVVMARDVDVRTQRPLDVRHLLTRLSESYPGCWTFSVDRLVGATPELLVRREKGLAASRVLAGTIRRTGDDADDLRRAAELARSSKDLEEHELAVASLVRGLRPYCASINVPDAPFVLHLPNVMHLATDVTGVVDGTFGHPSTFPAHSPDGRGPSSLALAAALHPTAAVGGTPTGLATQILAEAERMDRGRYAGPVGWIGADGDGEWGIGLRSGEVSATDRHRMRLFAGCGVVAASDPEAELAESEAKLRPMREALEG, from the coding sequence ATGTCCCCGACCGAGACCCCACGCCGCCCCGGGCGCGCCGCGACCCGGCTCGTCGCGCCGTCGTCCGAGACCGCCCTCGTCGCGCGGACCGTCGCGGTGCCGGACCCGGGCGACCTCCTCTCCCTCCTGCCGGGGCCCGACGCCGCGGCCACGTTCTCGTGGGTCCGTCGCGGCGAGGGGCTCGTGGGCTGGGGCGAGGCCCTGCGCATCGACACCAGGGGGCCGAACCGCATCCGGGACGCCGACGTCGCCTGGGCCCGCGCGGCGGCGGGGCTCGACGTCGTCGACGAGGTGGGCGTCCCGGGGACCGGCCCGGTCGCCTTCGGCTCCTTCTCCTTCGCCCCCGGCTCGGAGGCCGGCGGCGTGCTGGTGGTGCCGGAGGTCGTGGTCGGCCGCCGCGACGGCGTGGCGTGGGTGACGACTGTCACACCTTCCGGGGACCGGCCTGCCTCCCTGCCCGTGCCTGCCCCGGTCCGCTCCCCCGGGGCGGTGACCTTCGCCGACGGCGCCCTCACCGCCGCCGACTGGGTGACGGCGGTCGCGGAGGTGGTGCGCCGCATCCGCGCGGGCGAGGTGACCAAGGTGGTCATGGCCCGCGACGTCGACGTCCGCACGCAGCGGCCGCTGGACGTGCGTCACCTGCTCACCCGGCTCAGCGAGAGCTACCCGGGGTGCTGGACCTTCAGCGTGGACCGCCTCGTCGGGGCGACGCCGGAGCTGCTGGTGCGGCGCGAGAAGGGCCTGGCCGCGAGCCGGGTCCTCGCCGGCACCATCCGGCGCACCGGCGACGACGCGGACGACCTCCGGCGGGCCGCCGAGCTCGCCCGCTCCTCGAAGGACCTGGAGGAGCACGAGCTCGCCGTCGCCTCCCTCGTGCGGGGCCTGCGCCCGTACTGCGCGTCGATCAACGTGCCCGACGCGCCGTTCGTGCTGCACCTGCCCAACGTCATGCACCTGGCCACGGACGTCACCGGCGTCGTCGACGGCACCTTCGGCCACCCGAGCACCTTCCCGGCGCACTCGCCGGACGGCCGCGGACCCTCCAGCCTCGCGCTGGCCGCGGCTCTGCACCCCACCGCGGCGGTCGGCGGGACCCCCACCGGGCTGGCGACGCAGATCCTGGCCGAGGCAGAGCGGATGGACCGCGGACGGTACGCCGGCCCTGTCGGGTGGATCGGTGCCGACGGCGACGGCGAGTGGGGCATCGGGCTGCGCTCGGGCGAGGTCTCGGCCACGGACCGCCACCGCATGCGGCTGTTCGCCGGCTGCGGCGTCGTCGCGGCGTCCGACCCGGAGGCCGAGCTGGCCGAGTCGGAGGCGAAGCTGCGGCCCATGCGCGAGGCGCTCGAAGGCTGA